A genome region from Maniola jurtina chromosome 22, ilManJurt1.1, whole genome shotgun sequence includes the following:
- the LOC123876824 gene encoding transient receptor potential channel pyrexia-like, protein MDNFGYREMGWPAPLKTPTPTSSRSRITRTISSRSREPEEYPLKGIPPFKHVRSIDLLESSPEPGNAKEYLFVGPSPPAENAPNMYQSFDILAPDPDARLTDDIIRRSLCERALTLGAGRFFDDVECGLITVDNIEEHISSAPEVVVNLTLLWAAFLTREELLPPIVEAGADIHYSEPAGLTVLHIAAFSNASRSVGYLLSIGADVDYAPKYFAPLHCAAFGNSLEVAELLIANGASLHSVVQRAGCEDNLVHCAVRNDALECMELFIEKGVDPAYITSGGLNALHLAAEIGAQRCLAFLLKETKLSVNGGTKQRDKECTALHLAASRGYTECVELLLAEGAKANTKNYRGFTALHLAARCSNLECVEVLLRDGNADPNAEDHDKRTPLHAAICNSDRACDIIDMLVSWGGLVNKKDEYGYSALHLAAMDGLTQCVETLIFLGADVTSKSKKGHTALSVIVRKTPKSLAILRHNLDNGISISRSTEANEEVQIEFDFGKLVKYSYPREITYLNSLIDEGQKDILQHPLCSAFLFMKWRKIRKFYLARLIFCFLFVSFLSIYVLTAVVKTCKGKNSKKYGVLNELCQKQSILGDILEENPIEFERWVLIAITAFEIVRKLTGITGYSSMYQYFTTFENLMEWFVLLSVFSLYNIQKEYGWQNHVGGYAVLGAWTNLMLMMGQLPMFGDYVAMYQKVLSEFLKLLLAYICLLLGFAICFCVLFPNEEMFSNPLMGFISTLAMMVGELNLNILINDPMQDDPPLIWELSSQTIFIFFVMFVTIILMNLLVGIAVHDIQGLRKTAGLSKLVRQTKLILFVEMGMFSALLPKCLHKYVYRTALVSPDVGKVILSVKPLNPHEKRLPTNIMIAAYELAQINKLKSGKSMKEMLHKNRYSSKFKNGESNEQNINIEIRGMQEKIDQTTFNLKKIDQEMRHLNTLLMEQSSMLQTLVKTIDRSYPQNQYNNMAQFYPESPIFFSSNVSDVTSVAK, encoded by the coding sequence ATGGACAACTTTGGTTACCGCGAGATGGGGTGGCCTGCACCTCTTAAAACACCAACCCCTACTTCGAGTAGATCGCGCATAACCCGCACCATCAGTTCGCGATCAAGGGAACCGGAAGAATATCCCTTGAAAGGCATTCCTCCCTTCAAACATGTCCGAAGCATCGACCTACTCGAATCTTCACCAGAGCCCGGGAACGCCAAGGAATATTTATTCGTCGGACCTTCACCTCCAGCTGAAAATGCTCCGAACATGTACCAAAGCTTCGACATTCTCGCCCCCGATCCTGACGCAAGATTGACGGATGATATAATAAGAAGATCTCTGTGCGAACGAGCCTTAACATTGGGAGCTGGAAGATTCTTTGATGACGTCGAATGTGGCTTGATCACTGTCGATAACATAGAAGAGCACATTTCTTCAGCACCAGAAGTTGTTGTTAATTTAACATTGCTATGGGCAGCGTTTCTTACGAGGGAAGAATTGTTACCGCCAATAGTGGAAGCCGGAGCGGACATACATTATTCAGAGCCTGCTGGTTTGACAGTGCTACATATAGCTGCTTTTAGTAATGCGAGCAGATCCGTGGGCTATTTACTATCTATAGGTGCTGATGTTGATTACGCTCCAAAATATTTTGCTCCGTTACATTGTGCTGCTTTTGGAAATTCCTTGGAAGTGGCGGAACTGCTGATCGCAAATGGAGCATCGTTGCATTCGGTAGTACAAAGAGCAGGTTGCGAAGACAATCTCGTTCACTGCGCTGTAAGAAATGATGCACTGGAATGTATGGAGTTGTTCATTGAAAAAGGCGTAGACCCGGCATATATTACATCTGGGGGTCTCAACGCGTTACATCTAGCAGCCGAGATAGGAGCTCAAAGATGTCTcgcatttttattaaaagaaacgAAGCTAAGTGTAAACGGTGGGACAAAACAAAGAGATAAGGAGTGCACAGCGTTACATCTAGCTGCTTCTAGAGGTTACACGGAATGTGTTGAGCTTCTGTTAGCGGAAGGTGCAAAAGCGAATACGAAAAACTACCGCGGATTTACTGCCCTACATTTAGCAGCAAGATGTTCGAATTTAGAATGTGTTGAGGTGTTGTTACGAGATGGTAACGCAGATCCTAATGCCGAAGACCATGATAAGAGAACACCTCTACACGCTGCTATATGCAATTCAGATCGTGCTTGTGATATTATTGACATGCTTGTAAGTTGGGGAGGACTAGTTAATAAAAAGGATGAATATGGATACTCAGCGTTGCATCTAGCAGCTATGGATGGACTTACACAATGTGTGGaaactttgatatttttaggaGCAGATGTAACTTCAAAATCTAAAAAAGGTCATACAGCGTTAAGTGTAATTGTTCGTAAAACACCAAAATCGCTCGCTATTTTGAGACATAATTTAGATAACGGAATATCGATTAGTAGATCGACAGAAGCTAATGAGGAGGTTCAAATTGAATTTGATTTCGGAAAACTGGTGAAATATTCTTATCCCCGAGAAATCACATATTTGAACAGTTTGATTGATGAAGGCCAAAAAGATATTTTGCAACATCCATTATGCTCAGCGTTTCTGTTTATGAAGTGGCGTAAGATAAGGAAATTTTACTTAGCAAGACTTATATTCTGTTTTCTGTTTGTTTCATTCCTGTCGATATATGTGCTGACGGCTGTGGTGAAAACGTGTAAAGGCAAGAACTCTAAAAAATATGGAGTTCTAAATGAACTCTGTCAAAAACAATCAATACTCGGTGACATATTAGAAGAAAATCCTATAGAATTTGAAAGATGGGTGCTAATTGCTATTACAGCATTTGAAATAGTGAGAAAACTAACTGGTATTACTGGATATTCGAGTATGTATCAATATTTTACGACTTTTGAAAACTTAATGGAGTGGTTTGTTCTTCTGTCGGTATTTTCTTTGTATAATATACAGAAGGAATATGGTTGGCAGAACCATGTGGGTGGATATGCAGTTTTGGGAGCATGGACCAATTTGATGTTGATGATGGGTCAACTCCCTATGTTTGGTGATTATGTTGCTATGTACCAGAAAGTGTTAAGTGAATTTCTTAAATTATTGCTAGCGTATATCTGTCTTCTATTAGGGTTTGCTATATGTTTCTGTGTATTATTTCCGAATGAAGAGATGTTTTCAAATCCATTAATGGGTTTCATCAGCACATTAGCAATGATGGTTGGAGAATTAAATCTTAATATCTTAATCAATGATCCGATGCAGGATGATCCACCATTAATTTGGGAATTATCGTCTCAAACAATATTCATCTTCTttgttatgtttgttactataaTATTGATGAATTTACTAGTTGGTATAGCGGTTCATGATATTCAGGGTTTGCGCAAAACTGCTGGGCTTTCAAAGCTCGTTCGTCAGACGAAATTAATTCTTTTTGTTGAAATGGGTATGTTTAGTGCTCTCCTCCCAAAATGTCTCCACAAATATGTATACAGAACCGCTTTAGTATCACCAGATGTTGGAAAAGTTATATTAAGTGTAAAACCATTGAATCCACATGAGAAAAGACTGCCTACGAATATAATGATAGCGGCATATGAACTGGCACAGATAAACAAATTGAAATCAGGAAAATCGATGAAGGAAATGTTACACAAAAATCGATACTCATCAAAGTTTAAAAATGGAGAATCCAATGAGCAGAACATTAATATAGAAATACGAGGAATGCAAGAGAAGATAGATCAAACGACGTtcaatttgaagaaaatagacCAAGAGATGAGGCACTTGAATACGTTGTTGATGGAACAGAGTAGCATGCTGCAGACCCTGGTGAAGACTATTGACAGATCGTATCCACAGAACCAGTATAACAATATGGCACAGTTTTACCCTGAATCTCCCATTTTCTTTTCAAGCAATGTCTCTGATGTAACTTCTGTAGCAAAATAA